A genome region from Streptomyces xanthophaeus includes the following:
- a CDS encoding alpha/beta fold hydrolase: MTALWTGMVPVDDTALAATDTGGPGTPVVYLNGHFATQGYWRRVIADLGPGWRHLTYDERARGRKSKRSADYSFEAAVRDVDAVLAARDVDRALVVGWSYGAFVGAHWASRNPDRALGAVLVDGAQPYDWLTEEMEQGIRRFFKRMGPLLPLLRPTGLAPRMTAAEMADSNIEVGRLARERELGPVLDDITVPVRYVLASGTSFGSKGDEQERIRAGLDPVFRRNPNIRLSAKVPSNHGAILRKDARAVATAVRETAALAPDRP; the protein is encoded by the coding sequence ATGACGGCGTTATGGACCGGCATGGTGCCGGTCGACGACACGGCCCTGGCCGCCACCGACACCGGCGGCCCCGGCACGCCCGTGGTCTACCTCAACGGCCACTTCGCCACCCAGGGGTACTGGCGACGGGTCATCGCCGACCTCGGACCCGGGTGGCGCCACCTCACCTACGACGAGCGGGCCCGCGGCAGGAAGTCGAAGCGCTCGGCCGACTACTCCTTCGAGGCGGCCGTCCGGGACGTCGACGCCGTACTCGCGGCCAGGGACGTGGACCGGGCGCTGGTGGTGGGTTGGTCCTACGGGGCGTTCGTCGGAGCCCACTGGGCGAGCCGCAATCCGGACCGCGCCCTCGGTGCGGTCCTGGTGGACGGCGCTCAGCCGTACGACTGGCTCACCGAGGAGATGGAGCAGGGGATCCGCAGGTTCTTCAAGCGGATGGGCCCACTGCTGCCACTGCTTCGCCCGACGGGCCTGGCGCCGCGGATGACCGCCGCAGAGATGGCCGACAGCAACATCGAGGTCGGCCGGCTCGCCCGCGAGCGCGAACTGGGCCCCGTACTGGACGACATCACCGTCCCGGTGCGGTACGTCCTGGCTTCGGGAACGTCCTTCGGGAGCAAGGGAGACGAGCAGGAACGGATCCGCGCCGGCCTCGACCCGGTGTTCCGGCGCAATCCGAACATCCGGCTCAGCGCGAAAGTCCCCAGCAACCACGGCGCGATCCTGAGGAAGGACGCCCGGGCCGTCGCCACAGCCGTACGCGAAACCGCCGCCCTCGCCCCCGACCGGCCCTGA
- a CDS encoding DUF1048 domain-containing protein — MSDGEKSGFIAKVIGPKKRWRAYKARVKELPESRRTAVEAIERYLMHFVPADGDSNASMFEDLADLFEQAAADGTPIREIVGEDPVEFADAFAQNYSEGGYVPARAKKQLTEALARAEEAENTAGDTSGGTA; from the coding sequence ATGTCCGATGGTGAGAAGAGCGGTTTCATCGCGAAGGTGATCGGACCGAAGAAGCGCTGGAGGGCGTACAAGGCGCGCGTCAAGGAGCTCCCCGAGAGCCGGCGCACGGCGGTCGAGGCGATCGAGCGGTACCTGATGCACTTCGTGCCGGCCGACGGCGACAGCAACGCGTCGATGTTCGAAGACCTCGCCGACCTCTTCGAGCAGGCTGCGGCGGACGGCACGCCGATACGCGAGATCGTCGGGGAGGACCCGGTGGAGTTCGCCGACGCGTTCGCCCAGAACTACTCGGAGGGCGGCTACGTCCCCGCCCGCGCGAAGAAGCAGCTGACCGAAGCCCTCGCCCGCGCCGAGGAGGCCGAGAACACGGCCGGGGACACGAGCGGGGGCACGGCATGA
- a CDS encoding PadR family transcriptional regulator has product MPKLLTEMLKGTLEGIVLATLSGRPAYGYEITAWLREQGFSDIAEGTVYALLIRVEKRGLVDVEKVPSEKGPPRKVYSLNTEGREYLEEFWRTWSFLTERLDRLREGGE; this is encoded by the coding sequence ATGCCCAAGCTGCTGACGGAAATGCTCAAGGGCACGCTGGAGGGCATCGTCCTCGCGACCCTGTCCGGCCGGCCCGCGTACGGCTACGAGATCACGGCATGGCTGCGGGAGCAGGGGTTCTCCGACATCGCCGAAGGGACCGTCTACGCGCTGCTCATCAGGGTCGAGAAGCGCGGTCTCGTCGACGTGGAGAAGGTCCCCTCCGAGAAGGGGCCGCCGCGCAAGGTGTACTCCCTCAACACCGAGGGACGGGAGTACCTCGAAGAGTTCTGGAGGACCTGGAGCTTCCTCACGGAACGACTGGACCGGCTCCGCGAAGGGGGCGAGTGA
- a CDS encoding GntR family transcriptional regulator gives MIEFHLDARSGVAPYMQLVHQVRQALRLGLLSEGDRLPTVKDVAAGVAINPNTVLKAYRELEYEGLVAKKPGVGTFVSGTLSDDSLSEHEPLRRELQLWLDKARAAGLGEESIEALFLSTFRARTGTDPDTRTHTEEEK, from the coding sequence GTGATCGAGTTTCACCTCGATGCCCGGTCCGGCGTCGCCCCGTACATGCAGCTCGTCCATCAGGTGCGTCAGGCCCTGCGGTTGGGGCTGCTGTCCGAGGGCGACCGGCTGCCGACCGTCAAGGACGTCGCGGCCGGCGTGGCGATCAACCCGAACACCGTGCTCAAGGCCTACCGGGAGCTCGAATACGAGGGCCTGGTCGCGAAGAAGCCCGGGGTCGGCACCTTCGTCTCCGGAACGCTCAGCGACGACTCGCTCTCCGAACACGAGCCACTGCGGCGGGAGTTGCAGCTGTGGCTCGACAAGGCGCGGGCCGCCGGTCTGGGCGAAGAAAGCATCGAGGCCCTGTTCCTGAGTACCTTCCGCGCCCGCACCGGCACGGACCCGGACACGCGCACGCACACCGAAGAGGAGAAATGA
- a CDS encoding ABC transporter ATP-binding protein, translating into MTAILEARALGKRYGRKEALSDCTLSVPSGRVVGLVGPNGAGKSTLLQLACGLIGPTSGTIEVLGGRPASGPGQLAKVGFVAQDTPTYAGLSIADHLKLGARLNPGWDAQLAGDRIRQLGLDPAQKAGKLSGGQRAQVALTLAVAKRPELLILDEPVAALDPLARREFLQSLMEVVAEHGTTVVLSSHLVSDLERVCDHLISLVASRVQVAGDVDDLLATHFRLTTARREAATLPRDMQVIQETHTERQSTFIVRSDRALQDPSWVMEPLDLEDLVLTYMSQATAGTGPRPTRENQR; encoded by the coding sequence ATGACCGCAATATTGGAAGCCCGCGCGCTGGGCAAGCGGTACGGCCGCAAAGAGGCGCTGAGCGACTGCACCCTGAGCGTGCCGTCCGGGCGGGTCGTCGGCCTGGTCGGGCCCAACGGGGCCGGGAAGTCCACCCTGTTGCAGCTGGCCTGCGGGCTGATCGGCCCGACCTCCGGCACCATCGAGGTGCTCGGCGGCCGGCCCGCCTCCGGGCCCGGGCAGCTCGCCAAGGTCGGGTTCGTCGCTCAGGACACGCCCACCTACGCCGGGCTGTCCATCGCCGACCACCTGAAGCTGGGCGCCCGGCTCAACCCGGGCTGGGACGCGCAGCTGGCGGGAGACCGGATCCGGCAGCTCGGCCTGGACCCCGCCCAGAAGGCGGGCAAGCTCTCCGGCGGCCAGCGCGCCCAGGTGGCCCTGACGCTCGCCGTCGCCAAACGGCCCGAGCTGCTGATCCTCGACGAGCCCGTCGCCGCCCTGGACCCGCTGGCCCGGCGGGAGTTCCTGCAGAGCCTGATGGAGGTCGTGGCCGAACACGGAACCACCGTCGTGCTCTCCTCGCACCTGGTGTCCGACCTGGAACGGGTCTGCGACCACCTGATCTCGCTGGTCGCCTCCCGGGTCCAGGTCGCGGGCGACGTCGACGACCTGCTCGCCACCCACTTCCGGCTCACCACCGCCCGCCGCGAGGCGGCCACCCTGCCCCGGGACATGCAGGTCATCCAGGAGACCCACACCGAGCGGCAGAGCACCTTCATCGTGCGCTCCGACAGGGCGCTCCAGGACCCCTCCTGGGTCATGGAGCCGCTCGACCTGGAGGACCTCGTCCTCACCTACATGAGTCAGGCCACGGCCGGGACCGGCCCCCGACCCACCCGGGAGAACCAGCGATGA
- a CDS encoding ABC transporter permease subunit, with the protein MIWLTWRQYRVQTLAALAVLAAIAIFLVVTGLRMREVYDSTVAGCGSDCESAKNALVVEYQTLTYYVTSLLLAAPGIIGIFWGAPLIARELETGTHRLIWNQSITRGRWLLVKLGAVGLIAVAVTGVLSLLVTWWASPIDRVNLDRFTALMFSGRGIVPLGYAAFAFALGAAAGLLIRRTVPAMAATLVAFLAVQILVPYAIRPHFVTPEHADVALSSLVMAPVGGGEESGAMKDGWNGNHIQLKGSGDDAHLRIGVLRPGVWVVSDLGTVLDASGREVRGTEGCAEPRTDPFECFAASKHHIEVDYQPADRYWTFQWIETGIFLALSGLLAGFCSWWLRRRAA; encoded by the coding sequence ATGATCTGGCTGACCTGGCGCCAGTACCGCGTCCAGACCCTCGCCGCGCTCGCCGTCCTGGCCGCGATCGCGATATTCCTCGTCGTCACCGGCCTCCGGATGCGCGAGGTCTACGACAGCACCGTCGCCGGATGCGGCAGCGACTGCGAATCGGCGAAGAACGCCCTGGTCGTCGAGTACCAGACCCTGACCTACTACGTCACGAGCCTGCTGCTCGCCGCACCCGGCATCATCGGGATCTTCTGGGGCGCCCCGCTGATCGCCCGTGAACTGGAGACCGGCACCCACCGGCTCATCTGGAACCAGAGCATCACCCGGGGCCGCTGGCTCCTGGTCAAGCTCGGCGCCGTCGGCCTGATCGCCGTCGCCGTCACCGGGGTGCTCAGCCTCCTCGTGACCTGGTGGGCGAGCCCCATCGACCGGGTCAACCTGGACCGGTTCACCGCCCTCATGTTCAGCGGCCGCGGGATCGTCCCCCTCGGCTACGCGGCGTTCGCCTTCGCCCTCGGCGCGGCAGCCGGGCTGCTGATCCGGCGCACCGTGCCCGCGATGGCCGCGACCCTCGTCGCGTTCCTCGCGGTCCAGATCCTCGTGCCCTACGCGATCCGCCCGCACTTCGTGACGCCCGAGCACGCCGACGTCGCGCTCAGCTCCCTCGTGATGGCGCCGGTCGGAGGCGGCGAGGAGTCCGGTGCGATGAAGGACGGCTGGAACGGGAACCACATCCAGCTGAAGGGCTCCGGGGACGACGCCCACCTGCGGATCGGGGTCCTCAGGCCGGGCGTCTGGGTCGTGTCCGATCTCGGTACGGTGCTCGACGCCTCAGGCCGGGAGGTCCGCGGCACCGAGGGCTGCGCGGAACCCAGGACGGACCCCTTCGAGTGCTTCGCCGCCTCGAAGCACCACATCGAGGTCGACTACCAGCCCGCCGACCGCTACTGGACCTTCCAGTGGATCGAGACCGGGATCTTCCTCGCGCTCTCCGGACTGCTGGCCGGCTTCTGCTCCTGGTGGCTGCGCCGTCGGGCGGCCTGA
- a CDS encoding GlxA family transcriptional regulator: MTFTPPHRVVVIACPPVTTFDLSIPGVVFGATTVGERPAYEVTVCTLVPGVVQARYGTDVVVPHGLEAVERADTVMVTGTADREGPEPEVLDALRAAAARGARIASICTGAFVLAQAGLLEGRRATTFWTASAEFGRLFPEVELVPAVLFVEDGRVLTSAGMSAGIDLCLHLVRRDYGAAVANTTARLVVAAPVRPGGQAQFIETPLPPERGASLAATRAWALARLHEPTTLAELARHAGTSTRTLTRRFRAETGLSPLQWMLHQRLDRACEILETTTLPMDQVAARSGLGTADSLRAHLTRHTGLTPSTYRATARARRP, from the coding sequence ATGACGTTCACTCCCCCGCACCGCGTAGTGGTCATCGCGTGCCCGCCGGTCACCACCTTCGACCTGTCGATCCCCGGTGTCGTGTTCGGCGCGACGACCGTCGGTGAGCGGCCTGCGTACGAGGTGACGGTCTGCACGCTCGTGCCCGGCGTGGTGCAGGCGCGGTACGGCACGGACGTCGTGGTGCCGCACGGCCTGGAGGCGGTGGAGCGGGCCGACACGGTGATGGTCACGGGGACGGCCGACCGGGAGGGCCCCGAACCCGAGGTACTGGACGCCCTGCGGGCCGCCGCCGCTCGGGGCGCTCGCATCGCCTCCATCTGCACGGGTGCGTTCGTGCTCGCGCAGGCGGGGCTCCTGGAAGGCCGCCGCGCCACGACCTTCTGGACGGCGTCCGCGGAGTTCGGGCGGCTCTTCCCCGAGGTCGAGCTCGTGCCCGCCGTGCTGTTCGTCGAGGACGGCAGGGTGCTGACGTCGGCGGGCATGTCGGCCGGGATCGACCTGTGCCTGCACCTGGTGCGCCGCGACTACGGCGCCGCCGTCGCGAACACCACGGCCCGTCTGGTCGTGGCGGCCCCCGTACGGCCGGGCGGCCAGGCCCAGTTCATCGAGACCCCGCTCCCGCCCGAGCGCGGCGCCTCCCTGGCGGCCACCCGCGCCTGGGCGCTGGCCCGCCTGCACGAGCCGACGACCCTGGCCGAGCTGGCCCGGCACGCGGGCACGAGCACCCGCACCCTGACCCGCCGCTTCCGCGCGGAAACGGGCCTCAGCCCCCTGCAGTGGATGCTGCACCAGCGCCTGGACCGCGCCTGCGAGATCCTGGAGACCACCACCCTCCCGATGGACCAGGTGGCCGCCCGCAGCGGGCTCGGCACGGCGGACTCCCTCCGCGCCCATCTGACCCGCCACACGGGCCTGACCCCGAGCACCTACCGCGCCACGGCGCGGGCCCGGCGGCCGTAG
- a CDS encoding NAD-dependent epimerase/dehydratase family protein translates to MALHVITGAGAIGTATARLLAASGERVRVITRSGGGPDLPLVERVAADITDTGRLAELLQGARTLYNAAAPAYQDWRTAFPPLAASLLSAAGRTGTDYVMLGNVYGYGPVEGPLTPDLPMRPNSDKGRVRAAMWEEALAAHRAGRVRVAEVRAGDFLGADVLGLFPLLAVPAVLAGEEAVLPVGLDAPHAWSYTGDVARTLIAVGGRDDVWGRAWHVPSTSELSPRELMGRLAEAAGAPSPRLRTTTRAELDAAAAADPVMAEMPEMAYQYDGDLRLDASDTERLLGVRATGLDHVLKELISTGPSVRTGR, encoded by the coding sequence ATGGCTCTGCACGTCATCACGGGCGCCGGTGCGATCGGCACCGCCACCGCACGTCTGCTCGCCGCATCCGGTGAGCGGGTCCGCGTCATCACCCGCAGCGGCGGCGGCCCCGATCTTCCGCTCGTCGAGCGGGTCGCCGCCGACATCACCGACACCGGCCGGCTCGCCGAGCTGCTGCAGGGCGCCCGGACCCTCTACAACGCGGCCGCGCCCGCCTACCAGGACTGGCGGACCGCCTTCCCGCCCCTCGCCGCCTCACTGCTCTCCGCCGCCGGGAGGACCGGCACCGACTACGTGATGCTGGGCAACGTGTACGGGTACGGGCCCGTCGAAGGCCCCCTCACGCCCGACCTGCCCATGAGGCCCAACTCGGACAAGGGACGGGTCCGCGCCGCCATGTGGGAGGAGGCACTGGCCGCGCACCGGGCCGGGCGGGTCCGGGTCGCCGAGGTGCGCGCCGGCGACTTCCTCGGGGCGGACGTCCTCGGACTCTTCCCCCTCCTGGCCGTGCCCGCCGTACTGGCCGGCGAGGAGGCCGTGCTGCCGGTCGGCCTCGACGCACCGCACGCCTGGTCCTATACGGGCGACGTCGCGCGGACCCTGATCGCGGTCGGCGGGCGGGACGACGTCTGGGGCCGCGCCTGGCACGTGCCCTCCACCTCCGAACTGTCCCCGAGGGAGCTGATGGGGCGGCTGGCCGAGGCCGCAGGCGCGCCGAGCCCGAGGCTCAGGACCACGACACGGGCGGAGCTCGACGCGGCGGCCGCGGCGGACCCGGTGATGGCCGAGATGCCGGAGATGGCCTACCAGTACGACGGCGACCTGCGCCTCGACGCCTCCGACACCGAGCGCCTGCTCGGCGTACGGGCCACCGGACTGGACCACGTGCTGAAGGAGTTGATCTCCACCGGGCCGTCGGTGCGGACGGGGCGGTGA
- a CDS encoding DUF1906 domain-containing protein → MAPTRTLLSGLLGAALLASVQPSATADDGRTVDYHGLRVTLPADWRVVDLDRNPDACLRLDLPTLYLGHAGTQAECTGRAVVSRADTLHLEPLDGAPERADIPTVAVESWNVLREVPPRSDSNELRYALRRSGIMATVSYGATPDAVRTVLAQARAMTPPTGPAPVAVPAAGGPKPRTAQEPFKGEGFDACTAPTQKTMDTWRADSPFGAIGVYVGGRARACAQPRLTARWVERQAAAGWHLMPIWVGPQPWHNAATGLSTDPSEANGQGREAADGAADAARSLGLAEGTVLYNDLENYTDRATWDAPVVAYLTAWTDRLHELGFRSAAYVSVSSGVKALSAHYHQAPQAMPDVLWAARWNLSASVRDADMGLPAGTAQWAGPRRAHQFRGDHDATYGGITLNIDRSWVDVNPAALGPVGGLPPLS, encoded by the coding sequence ATGGCCCCCACCCGAACCCTGCTGAGCGGCCTGCTCGGCGCCGCCCTGCTGGCCTCCGTCCAGCCCTCCGCCACCGCCGACGACGGCCGGACCGTCGACTACCACGGTCTGCGCGTCACCCTCCCGGCCGACTGGCGGGTCGTCGACCTCGACCGGAACCCCGACGCGTGCCTGCGCCTCGACCTGCCCACCCTGTACCTCGGCCACGCCGGCACCCAGGCCGAGTGCACCGGCCGGGCCGTCGTCAGCCGCGCCGACACCCTGCACCTCGAACCCCTCGACGGGGCCCCGGAGCGCGCCGACATCCCGACCGTCGCCGTCGAATCCTGGAACGTGCTGCGCGAGGTCCCGCCCCGCTCCGACAGCAACGAGCTGCGCTACGCCCTGCGCCGCTCCGGGATCATGGCCACCGTCTCCTACGGGGCCACGCCCGACGCCGTACGCACCGTCCTGGCGCAGGCCCGCGCCATGACGCCCCCGACCGGCCCGGCCCCCGTCGCCGTGCCGGCCGCCGGCGGACCGAAGCCCCGTACCGCCCAGGAGCCCTTCAAGGGCGAGGGCTTCGACGCCTGCACCGCCCCCACCCAGAAGACCATGGACACCTGGCGGGCCGATTCCCCCTTCGGCGCGATCGGCGTCTACGTCGGAGGCCGGGCCCGGGCCTGCGCCCAGCCGCGGCTCACGGCCCGCTGGGTGGAACGGCAGGCCGCCGCGGGCTGGCACCTGATGCCGATCTGGGTGGGCCCGCAGCCCTGGCACAACGCCGCCACCGGCCTGTCCACCGACCCCTCCGAGGCCAACGGGCAGGGCCGGGAGGCCGCCGACGGCGCGGCGGACGCGGCCCGGTCGCTGGGGCTGGCCGAGGGCACGGTGCTCTACAACGACCTGGAGAACTACACGGACCGCGCCACCTGGGACGCCCCGGTCGTGGCCTACCTGACCGCCTGGACGGACCGGCTGCACGAGCTGGGCTTCCGCTCCGCCGCCTACGTCTCGGTGAGCTCCGGGGTCAAGGCGCTGAGCGCCCACTACCACCAGGCCCCCCAGGCCATGCCGGACGTGCTCTGGGCCGCCCGCTGGAACCTGTCGGCCTCCGTCCGCGACGCCGACATGGGCCTGCCGGCGGGCACGGCCCAGTGGGCCGGCCCGCGCCGGGCCCACCAGTTCCGCGGCGACCACGACGCCACCTACGGCGGGATCACCCTCAACATCGACCGCAGCTGGGTGGACGTGAACCCGGCCGCCCTCGGCCCGGTCGGCGGCCTGCCGCCGCTCAGCTAG
- a CDS encoding pyridoxamine 5'-phosphate oxidase family protein gives MTHTSWAVFETAEPEFAAAVQARFAQYPHHVLATLRKDGSPRATGLNVDIRGGELWLGMMFGSMKARDLQHDPRFALHTNPGAAEDMPDGDARISGRAVELVDPPELHRYAEETATPHPFHLFYADLTEVVRVRVEGDELLVRSWTPEHGLRTLRRGDDDEPPREETP, from the coding sequence ATGACGCATACCAGCTGGGCAGTCTTCGAGACGGCGGAACCGGAGTTCGCTGCGGCCGTCCAGGCCCGTTTCGCGCAGTACCCGCACCACGTCCTGGCCACCCTGCGCAAGGACGGCTCCCCCCGCGCGACCGGGCTGAACGTCGACATCCGGGGCGGGGAGCTGTGGCTCGGCATGATGTTCGGCTCGATGAAGGCCAGGGACCTCCAGCACGACCCGCGCTTCGCCCTGCACACCAACCCGGGCGCGGCCGAGGACATGCCGGACGGGGACGCACGGATCTCCGGGCGCGCGGTGGAGCTCGTGGACCCGCCCGAACTGCACCGGTACGCGGAGGAGACGGCGACCCCGCACCCCTTCCACCTCTTCTACGCCGACCTGACGGAGGTCGTCCGCGTGCGCGTGGAGGGCGACGAGCTGCTGGTGCGGTCGTGGACCCCGGAACACGGCCTGCGCACCCTGCGCCGGGGCGACGACGACGAACCTCCGCGCGAGGAGACGCCCTAG
- a CDS encoding VWA domain-containing protein, with protein MTGSAINLRKVEETAPALVSLYKSAGISLRKYGLEGGRAAVYLVLDYSGSMRPYYADGSMQALADQVLGLSAHLDDDGRVPVVFFSTEVDAVEEISLAAHEGRVTEIASRLGHMGRTAYHVAMDAVIDHYLDSGATAPALVVFQTDGGPINKLAAERYLCKAARLPLFWQFVGFGNTRSTQFDFLRRLDELPVPAMRVVDNAGYFHAGADPRRVPDGELYDRLLGEFPDWLAAARSAGIVRA; from the coding sequence ATGACGGGCAGCGCAATCAACCTCCGCAAGGTCGAGGAGACGGCTCCGGCGCTCGTGAGCCTCTACAAGAGTGCCGGAATATCCCTCCGCAAGTACGGCCTGGAGGGCGGGCGGGCCGCGGTCTACCTGGTCCTGGACTACTCCGGATCGATGCGCCCGTACTACGCGGACGGCAGCATGCAGGCCCTCGCGGACCAAGTGCTGGGACTCTCGGCCCACTTGGACGACGATGGCCGGGTGCCGGTGGTCTTCTTCTCGACCGAGGTCGACGCGGTGGAGGAGATCTCTCTGGCCGCGCACGAGGGCCGGGTCACCGAGATCGCCTCCCGGCTGGGCCACATGGGCAGGACCGCCTACCACGTGGCGATGGACGCGGTCATCGACCATTACCTGGACTCGGGGGCGACTGCCCCCGCCCTGGTCGTCTTCCAGACCGACGGCGGGCCGATCAACAAGCTCGCGGCGGAGCGCTACCTGTGCAAGGCGGCCCGGCTGCCGCTCTTCTGGCAGTTCGTCGGCTTCGGCAACACGCGCAGCACGCAGTTCGACTTCCTGCGCCGGCTGGACGAGCTACCGGTGCCGGCTATGCGGGTCGTGGACAACGCGGGCTACTTCCACGCGGGAGCGGACCCCCGCAGGGTGCCGGACGGCGAGCTCTACGACCGCCTGCTCGGGGAGTTCCCGGATTGGCTGGCGGCGGCGCGGAGTGCGGGCATCGTGCGCGCCTGA
- a CDS encoding PadR family transcriptional regulator codes for MLRRGKGVVRTGRRLRCVADETNRRALPATSWAVLGLLSFGEELSGYDLKKWSDWSLRFFYWSPSFSQIYSELKRLEKAGYASSRMVAQDTGTRDKRVYRITDEGMTAVREWAREAPVDPPVLKHGPMLRLWLGHLLEPEQLREVLLQHQEFAERMRRRAVADGEGAKDESAWAYPTLTLKWAERYYASERDLAAGMLADIDELEGLDGLDGLGKLP; via the coding sequence ATGTTGCGCAGGGGGAAGGGCGTCGTGAGGACCGGTCGTAGACTGCGCTGCGTGGCAGACGAGACGAACAGGCGCGCGCTCCCCGCGACCAGCTGGGCGGTGCTCGGGCTGCTCTCCTTCGGAGAGGAGCTCTCCGGTTACGACCTGAAGAAGTGGTCGGACTGGTCGCTGCGGTTCTTCTACTGGAGCCCGTCGTTCAGCCAGATCTACAGCGAGCTCAAGCGCCTGGAGAAGGCGGGCTACGCGTCCTCGCGGATGGTCGCCCAGGACACCGGGACGCGCGACAAGCGGGTCTACCGGATCACGGACGAGGGCATGACGGCCGTACGGGAGTGGGCCCGCGAGGCCCCCGTCGACCCGCCCGTCCTCAAGCACGGACCGATGCTGCGGCTGTGGCTGGGCCACCTGCTGGAGCCGGAGCAGCTGCGCGAAGTCCTCCTCCAGCACCAGGAGTTCGCGGAGAGGATGCGCCGTCGCGCGGTGGCCGACGGAGAGGGCGCCAAGGACGAGAGCGCCTGGGCGTACCCGACGCTCACCCTCAAGTGGGCCGAGCGGTACTACGCCTCCGAGCGCGACCTCGCGGCGGGCATGCTCGCCGACATCGACGAGCTCGAAGGGCTCGACGGGCTCGACGGGCTCGGCAAGCTGCCGTAG
- a CDS encoding LLM class flavin-dependent oxidoreductase, with protein MKFSMIFEAQLVDPTPERERQVIHDCVEQAVHAEEMGFDRIWAVEHHSLTRYAHMSASEIFLTWVAARTSRIRIGHGVVTMPFGYQHPVRVAERAAMLDVLSGGRVDIGAGRGATRQEMSMYGVRPEDTSPQMEEALRIFSSAWKEETFEWHGSIDIGPGAILPRPVQDPHPPLFMACSKHDTLKLAAELGIGALVMGFAGADDVRAMRKVYDEAIATRSGERFVSGEANDHLSALCPTIVLDDAQRALRLGTRGQRFFAESIAHWYGNGPEPTGYAEEEDHVGALAKGREELVARLHEANIPARPVDTGTYNAEHAYGSAETAIAYVEQLREIGVDEVMCLIQMGTVPQEACMETIRQWGEKVIPHFRALEG; from the coding sequence GTGAAGTTCTCGATGATCTTCGAGGCGCAGCTCGTCGACCCCACCCCCGAACGCGAACGCCAGGTCATTCACGACTGCGTCGAACAGGCTGTTCACGCCGAGGAGATGGGCTTCGACCGGATCTGGGCCGTCGAGCACCACTCCCTGACGAGGTACGCGCACATGAGCGCCTCCGAGATCTTCCTGACCTGGGTGGCCGCCCGCACGAGCCGGATCCGGATCGGCCACGGCGTCGTCACCATGCCCTTCGGCTACCAGCACCCGGTGCGCGTCGCCGAGCGCGCCGCCATGCTCGACGTGCTCTCCGGCGGCCGCGTCGACATCGGCGCCGGCCGCGGCGCCACCCGCCAGGAGATGTCCATGTACGGGGTCAGGCCCGAGGACACCTCCCCGCAGATGGAGGAGGCGCTGCGGATCTTCTCCTCGGCCTGGAAGGAGGAGACCTTCGAATGGCACGGCTCCATCGACATCGGCCCCGGTGCGATCCTGCCCCGCCCGGTCCAGGACCCGCACCCGCCGCTGTTCATGGCCTGCTCCAAGCACGACACCCTCAAGCTGGCCGCCGAGCTCGGCATCGGAGCCCTGGTGATGGGTTTCGCCGGCGCCGACGACGTACGCGCCATGCGCAAGGTCTACGACGAGGCCATCGCCACGCGCAGCGGCGAGCGCTTCGTCTCGGGCGAGGCCAACGACCACCTCTCCGCGCTCTGCCCGACCATCGTCCTCGACGACGCACAGCGTGCCCTGCGGCTGGGCACGCGCGGGCAGCGCTTCTTCGCCGAGTCCATCGCGCACTGGTACGGGAACGGCCCCGAGCCCACCGGGTACGCGGAGGAGGAGGATCACGTGGGGGCGCTGGCCAAGGGCCGGGAGGAACTCGTCGCCCGGCTGCACGAGGCGAACATCCCCGCCCGGCCCGTCGACACCGGCACCTACAACGCGGAGCACGCGTACGGCAGCGCCGAAACCGCCATCGCATACGTCGAGCAGCTGCGCGAGATCGGCGTCGACGAGGTGATGTGCCTGATCCAGATGGGCACCGTCCCCCAGGAGGCGTGCATGGAGACCATCCGGCAGTGGGGCGAGAAGGTCATCCCGCACTTCCGCGCGCTGGAGGGCTGA